In Helianthus annuus cultivar XRQ/B chromosome 9, HanXRQr2.0-SUNRISE, whole genome shotgun sequence, the following are encoded in one genomic region:
- the LOC110877969 gene encoding F-box protein At1g78280, protein MEVEANSQTQIVSSDRRPDALGDFNLLSDEIVCSILNLLSPRDVACLACASSVMYILCNEEPLWMNLCLSKENRNLQYKGSWKRTTLHRLQVLNKYDDSCKKPLHFDGFNSLFLYKRFYRCYTRLDGFAFDQGNVERKTDLSPDEFLQQYDGQKPVLVPGLAETWMARKTWTPEQLLIKYGDTSFRISQRSANKVSMKLKDYVSYMQEQHDEDPLYIFEDKFGEVAPDLLKDYSVPHLFPDDYFDVLDNDQRPPFRWLIIGPERSGASWHVDPALTSAWNTLLCGRKRWALYPPGRVPLGVTVHVNDEDGDVDIETPSSLQWWLDFYPLLADEDKPIECTQLPGETIYVPTGWWHCVLNLETTIAVTQNYVNSKNFEFVCLDLAPGYQHKGVCRAGLLALEENAKVSMEEDNLISSELTRKKKKVKIDEHMDDLSFDRNGSDLEFSYDINFLKMFLDKNRDHYTSLWSTSNCIGQRELRDWLWKLWIGKPGLRDLIWKGACIALNTNKWYKCMEGLCSFHNISLPADEEKFPVGTGSNPVYLVGDNVVKIFVEDGLQACLHALGTELEFYGIMQTSESSLKNHVPNVLASGIVFFENGSYKIMPWDGKGVPDVITKHSTIDDVFPDTEYPFGIWSKKLFEYKKAGMPLEELVSLGGHSNIWPYIITKRCKGKIFAELRDVLPEEEVSDLASFLGKQLHHLHVLPVTPLNDLSYRHFEKKLEMGHDNGTIDNSIQNINLPAASKVFFTILNRKKKDVSSRLTKWGHPIPSTLIEKVNEYLPKDFVELHNMFKNEDGQFVVHNCCSWVHTDIMDDNIHLEQVKESWRPSYIYDFSNMSLGDPILDLIPIHLDIFRGDVQLLKKLLESYKLPFGKRRSSDDGCKVRRISYLTMCYCIIHEENILGAIFGMSKELRTANSWEEVEEAVWGDLNKYY, encoded by the exons ATGGAGGTGGAGGCCAATTCGCAAACTCAGATTGTTTCCAGCGATCGGAGACCCGATGCTCTTGGTGATTTCAATCTTCTTTCGGATGAAATCGTTTGTTCGATACTCAATTTGCTCTCACCTCGTGATGTCGCTTGTCTTGCTTGTGCTAGCAG TGTGATGTATATCCTATGCAATGAAGAACCTTTGTGGATGAACTTATGCCTGAGTAAAGAAAATCGCAATCTTCAATACAAAGGATCCTGGAAGAGGACAACATTGCATCG ACTGCAAGTTCTGAATAAATATGATGATTCCTGCAAGAAACCTCTACACTTTGATG GATTCAACTCGTTATTTCTGTACAAACGATTTTATCGTTGCTATACGCGGTTGGATGGATTTGCTTTCGATCAAGGAAATGTGGAAAGAAAAACAGACCTTTCACCAGACGAGTTTCTTCAGCAGTATGATGGACAGAAACCT GTTTTAGTTCCCGGTTTAGCTGAAACTTGGATGGCGAGGAAGACATGGACTCCAGAACAATTATTAATCAAATATGGTGATACATCTTTCAGAATCTCTCAAAGGAGTGCAAATAAAGTATCCATGAAGCTTAAAGACTACGTCTCTTATATGCAAGAACAACATGATGAGGATCCTCTCTACATTTTCGAGGATAAG TTTGGGGAAGTTGCACCAGATTTATTGAAAGATTACAGTGTACCTCATCTATTCCCAGATGACTATTTtgatgtgttagataacgatcaAAGACCCCCTTTTAGATGGCTCATCATTGGGCCTGAGAGATCAGGTGCATCTTGGCATGTTGATCCCGCTCTTACCAGTGCATGGAACACACTTTTATGTGGCCGTAAACG GTGGGCCCTGTATCCTCCTGGAAGAGTCCCTTTGGGTGTGACGGTACATGTGAACGATGAAGATGGTGACGTTGACATTGAAACTCCATCTTCATTGCAG TGGTGGTTGGATTTCTACCCACTTCTTGCTGATGAAGATAAGCCGATAGAATGTACACAGCTACCTGGTGAGACTATTTACGTTCCAACGGGATGGTGGCATTGTGTTCTCAACCTAGAGACAACTATTGCCGTAACTCAGAATTACGTAAATTCAAAGAATTTTGAATTTGTGTGTTTGGATTTGGCTCCTGGGTATCAACATAAAGGAGTTTGTCGTGCTGGTTTGCTTGCTCTCGAAGAAAACGCAAAAGTATCTATGGAAGAAGACAATTTGATCTCCTCAGAATTGACTAGAAAGAAGAAGAAAGTCAAAATTGATGAACACATGGATGATTTAAGCTTTGATAGAAATGGGTCTGATTTAGAGTTTTCTTATGACATAAATTTTCTGAAAATGTTTTTGGATAAAAATAGAGACCATTATACCTCATTGTGGAGCACAAGTAATTGCATTGGACAGAGAGAATTGAGAGATTGGTTATGGAAGCTTTGGATTGGGAAACCTGGATTGCGAGACCTAATTTGGAAG GGAGCTTGTATTGCATTGAATACCAATAAATGGTATAAGTGCATGGAAGGATTATGTTCCTTCCATAACATCTCTTTGCCTGCAGATGAGGAAAAGTTTCCGGTCGGTACGGGTAGCAATCCT GTTTATCTTGTCGGTGACAATGTGGTCAAAATCTTTGTGGAGGACGGTTTGCAAGCTTGTCTCCATGCATTAGGCACAGAG CTTGAGTTCTACGGTATAATGCAAACGTCAGAATCTAGTTTGAAAAACCACGTTCCTAATGTTTTAGCAAGTGGGATTGTTTTCTTTGAAAACGGATCATATAAAATAATGCCCTGGGATGGTAAAGGTGTACCTGATGTAATCACAAAACATAGTACAATTGATGATGTTTTTCCCGACACTGAGTACCCGTTTGGCATCTGGAGCAAAAAGTTATTCGAGTATAAAAAAGCTGGTATGCCACTAGAGGAACTGGTTAGTTTGGGTGGACACTCAAACATTTGGCCCTACATTATCACAAAACGATGCAAAGGAAAAATATTTGCTGAGCT AAGAGACGTGCTACCAGAGGAGGAAGTTTCCGATTTAGCTTCCTTTTTAGGGAAGCAGCTACATCACCTCCATGTTTTACCTGTTACTCCGTTAAACGATTTGTCATATCGTCATTTTGAGAAGAAACTGGAGATGGGCCATGACAATGGTACTATAGATAATTCAATCCAAAATATCAATCTCCCTGCAGCATCAAAAGTTTTTTTTACAATACTAAATAGGAAAAAGAAGGATGTATCCAGTCGCTTGACTAAATG GGGTCATCCGATTCCAAGCACATTGATTGAAAAAGTAAATGAGTATCTCCCGAAGGACTTTGTAGAGTTACATAATATGTTTAAG AATGAGGATGGACAGTTCGTGGTGCACAATTGTTGCTCATGGGTACACACAGATATAATGGATGACAATATTCACTTGGAGCAAGTGAAAGAATCATGGCGTCCTAGCTATATTTATGATTTCAGCAACATGTCTCTCG GGGATCCAATATTGGATTTGATCCCGATCCATCTAGACATATTTCGTGGAGACGTTCAGCTTCTGAAGAAGCTTCTAGAAAGCTACAAACTTCCTTTCGGGAAAAGACGTTCATCAGACGATGGCTGCAAAGTTAGGCGGATATCGTATCTGACAAT GTGCTACTGTATCATACATGAAGAGAACATATTGGGAGCCATTTTCGGTATGTCTAAAGAATTGAGAACAGCAAACTCATGGGAGGAGGTTGAGGAAGCCGTGTGGGGCGATCTTAATAAATATTATTAG